Proteins encoded in a region of the Pseudomonas shahriarae genome:
- a CDS encoding ABC transporter ATP-binding protein, with protein sequence MSLTLEHVTRVVEGQTWIDDANLRFEAGSFNVLLGRTLSGKTSLMRLMAGLDKPDSGRILMNGVDVTHKPVRLRNVSMVYQQFINYPTMTVFENIASPLRQAGASNELIHSKVLETAKMLRIEKFLQRHPLELSGGQQQRTAMARALVKDAELILFDEPLVNLDYKLREELRQEMRELFKARNTIAIYATTEPNEALALGGTTTILHEGRVIQSGKAAEVYHQPQTVLAAELFSEPPINLMPGRISGNEVSFASDVHFPLNVDLRPIGEGEFRFGVRPSHISLVPSNDDDLELAVTVEVAEISGSETFLHVRSEHFLLVLHLPGVHEYDVDAPIRIYIPTHKLFVFDGQGRLVQAPGRRVARVA encoded by the coding sequence ATGTCATTGACCCTGGAACATGTGACCCGTGTCGTCGAAGGCCAGACCTGGATCGACGACGCCAACCTGCGCTTTGAAGCCGGTTCTTTCAATGTGCTGCTGGGCCGTACGCTGTCCGGCAAGACCAGCCTGATGCGCCTGATGGCCGGCCTGGACAAGCCTGACAGCGGACGCATCCTGATGAACGGCGTCGACGTCACCCATAAGCCGGTGCGCTTGCGCAATGTGTCGATGGTGTACCAGCAGTTCATCAACTACCCGACCATGACCGTGTTCGAGAACATCGCCTCGCCGCTGCGCCAGGCCGGGGCCTCCAACGAACTGATCCACAGCAAAGTGCTGGAAACCGCGAAGATGCTGCGCATCGAGAAGTTCCTGCAACGTCACCCTCTGGAGCTGTCCGGTGGCCAGCAGCAACGCACGGCGATGGCCCGGGCGCTGGTCAAGGATGCCGAGCTGATTCTGTTCGACGAACCCTTGGTCAATCTGGACTACAAACTGCGCGAAGAGCTGCGCCAGGAAATGCGCGAGCTGTTCAAGGCCCGCAACACCATTGCCATCTATGCCACCACCGAGCCCAACGAGGCACTGGCGCTGGGCGGCACCACCACCATTCTCCACGAAGGCCGGGTGATCCAGAGCGGCAAGGCCGCCGAGGTCTATCACCAACCGCAGACCGTGCTGGCGGCCGAGCTGTTTTCCGAACCGCCGATCAACCTGATGCCGGGGCGTATCAGCGGCAATGAAGTGAGTTTCGCCAGCGACGTGCACTTTCCGTTGAATGTCGACCTGCGCCCCATCGGCGAGGGCGAATTCCGCTTTGGTGTGCGCCCCAGCCATATCAGCCTGGTGCCCAGCAACGACGATGACCTGGAACTGGCAGTAACCGTGGAAGTGGCGGAGATCAGCGGCTCGGAAACCTTCCTGCATGTGCGCAGCGAGCATTTTTTGCTGGTTTTACACCTGCCGGGAGTCCACGAGTACGACGTGGATGCGCCGATCCGCATCTATATTCCGACCCATAAACTGTTTGTGTTCGATGGTCAGGGCCGTTTGGTCCAGGCTCCCGGGCGCCGTGTCGCGAGGGTTGCCTGA
- a CDS encoding sigma-54-dependent Fis family transcriptional regulator produces MAAPAPLLPHDTIIQDSWRRCRAFGLDHQSAPSFDQLPAEGISQLLESQHALVQTTHQEVLPYYENILSNSNCLIMLADNQGQVLTSWGTQRFIDPKLARGFNAGASWMERATGTNAIGTALACAQAVHIEHDEHFLKANRFMTGSAAPIFDANREIIAVLDVSSDSYLPPSHTLGMVKMMSQTVENRLILNLFGGEHFQLTFNTGLNNLDSQWAGLLIFDESGQVLSANRRADNLLGISLSRVMIDSLFKVSLLELLNQPEGLPFALQAAGRNRFQCLLKRPKQAPVQARVFSEPASAPIGLKTLHFGDSRVEKAVRQAERLLEKDIPLLIHGETGVGKEVFVKALHQASSRSQQAFIAVNCAAIPAELVESELFGYEKGAFTGANQKGSIGLIRKADKGTLFLDEIGDMPLPTQARLLRVLQERCVQPVGSSELFPVDLRIISATNRSLREQVQIGRFREDLYYRIGGLTLELPPLRERSDKQALFKQLWQQHREPTQWAGLSAEVLALFEQHPWPGNLRQVSSVMQVALVMAEDQPIRPEHLPDDFFVDLGQAAPSAPVVMDDLDDRQNLQQRLAAVGGNISHLARELGVSRNTLYKRLRAAP; encoded by the coding sequence ATGGCCGCACCAGCCCCGCTTTTGCCCCACGACACCATCATCCAGGACTCCTGGCGCCGCTGCCGTGCGTTCGGCCTGGATCACCAGAGCGCCCCCAGCTTCGACCAGCTGCCCGCCGAGGGCATCAGCCAACTGCTGGAGAGCCAGCACGCGCTGGTCCAGACCACCCACCAGGAAGTGCTGCCTTATTACGAGAACATCCTCAGCAATTCCAACTGCCTGATCATGCTGGCCGACAATCAGGGCCAAGTCCTGACCTCGTGGGGCACCCAACGCTTTATCGACCCCAAGCTGGCCCGTGGCTTCAACGCCGGAGCCAGTTGGATGGAGCGCGCCACCGGCACCAACGCCATCGGCACCGCGCTGGCCTGCGCCCAGGCGGTGCATATCGAACATGACGAACACTTCCTCAAGGCCAACCGTTTTATGACCGGCTCAGCCGCGCCGATCTTTGATGCCAACCGCGAGATCATTGCGGTACTGGATGTGTCCAGCGACAGCTACCTGCCGCCCTCCCACACCCTGGGCATGGTCAAGATGATGAGCCAGACCGTGGAAAACCGGCTGATCCTTAACCTGTTTGGCGGCGAACACTTCCAACTGACCTTCAACACCGGCCTGAACAACCTCGACAGCCAATGGGCCGGCCTGCTGATCTTCGATGAAAGTGGCCAGGTGCTGTCAGCCAATCGCCGCGCCGACAACTTGCTGGGCATCAGCCTGTCGCGGGTGATGATCGACAGCCTGTTCAAGGTCTCGCTGCTGGAGTTGCTCAACCAGCCCGAAGGCCTGCCCTTTGCCCTGCAGGCTGCGGGGCGCAACCGTTTCCAGTGCCTGCTCAAACGCCCCAAACAGGCGCCGGTGCAGGCCAGGGTCTTTAGTGAACCAGCCTCCGCGCCCATCGGCCTCAAGACCCTGCACTTTGGTGACAGCCGCGTGGAAAAGGCTGTGCGCCAGGCTGAACGCCTACTGGAAAAAGACATTCCGCTGCTGATCCACGGTGAAACCGGTGTCGGCAAGGAAGTTTTCGTCAAAGCCCTGCACCAGGCCAGTTCCCGCAGCCAGCAGGCGTTTATCGCGGTCAACTGTGCGGCAATTCCGGCGGAGCTGGTGGAATCGGAGCTGTTTGGCTATGAAAAAGGCGCGTTCACCGGCGCCAATCAAAAAGGCAGCATTGGCCTGATCCGCAAGGCGGACAAAGGCACGCTGTTTCTCGATGAAATCGGTGACATGCCCTTGCCCACCCAGGCCCGGCTGCTGCGGGTATTGCAAGAGCGCTGCGTCCAGCCGGTGGGCAGCAGCGAATTATTCCCGGTGGACCTGCGGATTATCTCGGCGACCAACCGTTCGCTGCGCGAACAGGTACAGATCGGACGGTTTCGGGAGGATTTGTACTACCGCATCGGCGGCCTGACCCTGGAACTGCCGCCCCTGCGCGAGCGCAGTGACAAGCAGGCGCTGTTCAAGCAACTGTGGCAACAGCACCGCGAGCCCACGCAGTGGGCCGGGCTCAGTGCTGAAGTGCTGGCGTTATTCGAGCAACACCCCTGGCCGGGCAACCTGCGCCAGGTCAGCAGCGTAATGCAGGTGGCGCTGGTCATGGCCGAAGATCAACCGATTCGCCCCGAGCACCTGCCGGATGATTTTTTTGTCGACCTGGGGCAAGCCGCACCCAGCGCGCCGGTGGTCATGGACGATCTGGACGATAGGCAAAACCTTCAGCAACGACTGGCAGCGGTCGGCGGCAATATCTCCCACTTGGCGAGGGAGTTGGGGGTCAGCCGCAATACCTTATACAAGCGATTACGCGCCGCTCCATAG
- a CDS encoding ABC transporter substrate-binding protein: protein MFDKNNKLRHSISLAAVLALSGLSAAAWADAYEDAAKKWIGSEFKPSTLTEAQQLEELKWFIKAAEPFRGMKINVVSETLTTHEYESKVLAKAFSEITGIKLTHDLLQEGDVVEKLQTQMQSDKNIYDGWVNDSDLIGTHFRYGKTESITDLMANEGKDFTSPTLDLKDFIGISFTTAPDGKIYQLPDQQFANLYWFRADWFERADLKAKFKEKYGYELGVPVNWSAYEDIAKFFSEDVKEIDGKRVYGHMDYGKKDPSLGWRFTDAWFSMAGGGDKGLPNGLPVDEWGIRVEDCHPVGSSVTRGGDTNGPAAVFATQKYVDWMRAYAPPEAAGMTFSESGPVPSQGNIAQQIFWYTAFTADMTKPGLPVMNADGTPKWRMAPSPRGPYWEEGMKLGYQDVGSWTFLKSTPEKQKLAAWLYAQFVTSKTVSLKKTIVGLTPIRESDINSQAMTDLAPKLGGLVEFYRSPARVQWTPTGTNVPDYPRLAQLWWSHISEAASGEKTPQQALDGLAKDQDAIMTRLERSKVQPICGPKMNPERDAQYWFDQPGAPKPKLANEKPKGETVNYADLLKSWEAARK from the coding sequence ATGTTCGATAAAAACAATAAGCTGCGACATAGCATTTCATTGGCCGCTGTCTTGGCCCTCAGTGGCCTGAGTGCTGCGGCCTGGGCTGATGCCTATGAAGATGCCGCGAAAAAATGGATTGGCAGCGAGTTCAAACCGTCCACCCTCACCGAAGCCCAGCAACTTGAAGAGTTGAAGTGGTTTATCAAGGCCGCCGAGCCGTTTCGTGGGATGAAGATCAATGTGGTGTCGGAAACCCTTACCACCCACGAGTACGAATCCAAGGTGCTGGCCAAGGCATTTAGTGAAATCACCGGGATCAAGCTGACCCACGACCTACTGCAGGAAGGCGATGTGGTGGAAAAACTGCAGACCCAGATGCAGTCGGACAAGAATATCTATGACGGCTGGGTCAACGATTCCGACCTGATCGGTACGCACTTTCGCTATGGCAAGACCGAATCCATCACCGACCTGATGGCCAATGAAGGCAAGGACTTCACCTCGCCGACCCTGGACCTCAAGGACTTTATCGGCATCTCCTTTACCACTGCGCCGGATGGCAAGATCTACCAGTTGCCCGACCAGCAATTTGCCAACTTGTACTGGTTCCGCGCCGACTGGTTCGAGCGGGCCGATCTCAAGGCCAAGTTCAAGGAAAAGTACGGCTATGAGTTGGGCGTCCCGGTGAACTGGTCGGCCTATGAAGATATCGCCAAGTTCTTCAGCGAAGACGTCAAGGAAATCGACGGCAAACGCGTCTATGGCCATATGGACTACGGCAAGAAGGATCCGTCCCTGGGCTGGCGTTTTACCGATGCCTGGTTCTCCATGGCCGGGGGCGGCGACAAGGGCCTGCCCAACGGCTTGCCGGTGGACGAGTGGGGCATTCGGGTCGAGGACTGCCACCCGGTGGGTTCCAGCGTGACCCGTGGCGGCGATACCAACGGCCCGGCCGCGGTGTTTGCCACGCAGAAATATGTCGACTGGATGCGCGCCTATGCGCCACCGGAAGCGGCGGGCATGACCTTCTCCGAGTCCGGGCCGGTACCGTCCCAGGGCAACATCGCGCAGCAGATTTTCTGGTACACCGCCTTTACTGCCGATATGACCAAGCCGGGCTTGCCGGTGATGAACGCCGATGGCACGCCGAAGTGGCGCATGGCACCGTCACCACGCGGTCCATATTGGGAGGAGGGTATGAAGCTGGGGTATCAGGACGTGGGCTCCTGGACCTTCCTCAAATCCACGCCTGAGAAGCAAAAACTGGCGGCCTGGCTGTATGCGCAGTTCGTCACCTCGAAAACCGTGTCCTTGAAGAAAACCATCGTCGGCCTGACGCCAATCCGCGAATCGGACATCAACTCCCAGGCCATGACTGACCTGGCACCGAAACTCGGCGGCCTGGTGGAGTTCTATCGCAGCCCGGCGCGGGTGCAATGGACGCCGACCGGCACCAACGTGCCGGATTATCCGCGCCTGGCGCAGCTGTGGTGGAGCCATATCTCGGAAGCCGCCAGCGGCGAGAAAACCCCACAACAGGCGCTGGATGGCCTGGCCAAAGATCAGGACGCCATCATGACGCGCCTGGAGCGCTCCAAGGTGCAGCCGATCTGCGGGCCGAAGATGAACCCCGAGCGCGATGCCCAGTACTGGTTCGACCAGCCGGGTGCACCGAAGCCGAAACTGGCGAACGAAAAGCCCAAGGGTGAAACCGTGAACTATGCCGACTTGCTCAAGTCGTGGGAGGCGGCGCGTAAGTGA
- a CDS encoding DUF2160 domain-containing protein yields the protein MEWMAWTTPTALFFAAIALLLAGMTTWELRSPSIPRRGLLPISTTRGDRLFIGLLGSAYLHLLVIGVTGWSIWVASALSVVWLLSVMRWG from the coding sequence ATGGAATGGATGGCCTGGACCACCCCGACTGCACTGTTCTTTGCGGCGATTGCCCTGTTGCTGGCGGGCATGACCACGTGGGAGCTGCGTTCGCCGAGCATTCCCCGGCGCGGGTTGTTACCGATCAGCACCACCCGTGGTGATCGTTTGTTTATCGGTCTTCTCGGGAGCGCCTACCTGCATCTGCTGGTGATTGGCGTAACCGGCTGGAGCATCTGGGTGGCGTCCGCGCTGTCTGTGGTGTGGCTGTTGTCTGTGATGCGTTGGGGATAG
- a CDS encoding carbohydrate ABC transporter permease yields the protein MSKRKVIPLLIYILFLLVPIYWLLNMSFKSNTEILGGLTLFPQDFTLANYKVIFTDPSWYTGYLNSLYYVSLNTVISLAVALPAAYAFSRYRFLGDKHLFFWLLTNRMAPPAVFLLPFFQLYSSIGLFDTHIAVALAHCLFNVPLAVWILEGFMSGVPKEIDETAYIDGYSFPKFFVKIFIPLIGSGIGVTAFFCFMFSWVELLLARTLTSVNAKPIAAVMTRTVSASGIDWGVLAAAGVLTILPGMLVIWFVRNHVAKGFALGRV from the coding sequence ATGAGCAAGCGCAAGGTCATCCCGCTGCTGATCTACATTCTGTTCCTGCTGGTGCCGATCTACTGGCTGCTGAACATGTCCTTCAAGAGCAACACCGAAATCCTCGGCGGCCTGACGCTGTTTCCGCAGGATTTCACCCTGGCCAACTACAAGGTGATCTTTACCGACCCCAGTTGGTACACCGGGTATCTGAACTCGCTGTACTACGTGAGCCTGAACACCGTGATTTCCCTTGCGGTGGCGCTGCCGGCGGCCTACGCGTTTTCGCGCTATCGCTTCCTCGGCGACAAGCACCTGTTCTTCTGGTTGCTGACCAACCGCATGGCGCCGCCGGCGGTGTTCCTGTTGCCGTTTTTCCAGTTGTATTCGTCCATCGGCCTGTTCGACACCCATATCGCTGTGGCTCTGGCCCACTGCCTGTTCAACGTGCCGCTGGCGGTGTGGATCCTGGAAGGCTTTATGTCGGGGGTGCCCAAGGAGATCGACGAAACGGCCTATATCGACGGCTATAGTTTTCCGAAGTTTTTCGTGAAGATCTTTATCCCGCTGATTGGCTCGGGGATCGGTGTCACGGCGTTTTTCTGCTTTATGTTTTCCTGGGTCGAACTGTTGCTGGCGCGCACGCTGACGTCCGTGAATGCCAAACCGATTGCCGCCGTGATGACCCGCACCGTGTCAGCGTCCGGGATTGACTGGGGGGTGTTGGCGGCCGCCGGGGTGCTGACCATCCTGCCGGGCATGCTGGTGATCTGGTTTGTTCGCAACCATGTGGCCAAGGGCTTTGCCCTTGGCCGGGTCTGA
- a CDS encoding carbohydrate ABC transporter permease → MNKVQNNKAWWLVLPVFLLVAFSAVIPMMTVVNYSLQDIFDQSSRYFVGADWYKQVLLDPRLHDSLLRQFIYSACVLLIEIPLGIAIALTMPTKGRWSSLVLIVMAIPLLIPWNVVGTIWQIFGRADIGLLGSSLNAMGINYNYAANTMDAWVTVLVMDVWHWTSLVALLCYSGLRAIPDVYYQAARIDRASAWAVFRHIQLPKMKSVLLIAVMLRFMDSFMIYTEPFVLTGGGPGNATTFLSQTLTQMAIGQFDLGPAAAFSLVYFLIILLVSWLFYTAMTHSDANR, encoded by the coding sequence ATGAACAAGGTGCAGAACAACAAGGCCTGGTGGCTGGTATTGCCGGTGTTCCTGCTGGTGGCGTTCAGCGCGGTAATCCCGATGATGACCGTGGTCAACTACTCGCTGCAGGACATTTTCGACCAGTCCAGCCGCTATTTCGTCGGTGCCGACTGGTACAAGCAAGTGCTGCTGGACCCGCGCCTGCATGATTCGCTGCTGCGCCAGTTCATCTATTCCGCGTGTGTGCTGTTGATTGAGATTCCGCTGGGCATTGCCATTGCCCTGACCATGCCCACCAAAGGCCGCTGGTCGTCCCTGGTGCTGATTGTGATGGCCATCCCGCTGCTGATCCCGTGGAACGTGGTCGGCACCATCTGGCAGATCTTCGGCCGTGCCGATATCGGCCTGCTGGGTTCGAGCCTGAATGCCATGGGCATCAACTACAACTATGCCGCCAACACCATGGACGCCTGGGTCACGGTGCTGGTCATGGATGTGTGGCACTGGACCTCTCTGGTGGCGCTGCTGTGCTACTCCGGGCTGCGGGCCATACCGGATGTGTACTACCAGGCCGCGCGAATTGATCGGGCATCAGCCTGGGCGGTATTCCGACATATCCAGTTGCCGAAGATGAAGAGCGTGCTGCTGATCGCCGTGATGCTGCGCTTCATGGACAGTTTCATGATCTACACCGAGCCGTTTGTCCTGACGGGAGGCGGGCCGGGGAATGCCACGACCTTCCTCAGTCAGACCTTGACCCAGATGGCTATCGGCCAATTCGACCTGGGGCCGGCGGCAGCGTTTTCCCTGGTGTATTTCCTGATCATCCTGTTGGTGTCCTGGCTGTTCTACACCGCCATGACCCACTCCGACGCCAACCGCTGA
- a CDS encoding ABC transporter ATP-binding protein yields MAEIHLQNLAHSYSPTPAGPEDYAIREMNHIWEQGGAYALLGPSGCGKSTLLNIISGLLSPSEGQVLFDNKVVNELTPEKRNIAQVFQFPVVYDTMTVFDNLAFPLRNQGMAEAKVHSKVQEIAEVLDLQNLLGKKARNLSADEKQKVSMGRGLVRDDVSAILFDEPLTVIDPHLKWKLRRKLKQIHEQFNITMVYVTHDQLEASTFADKIAVMYGGQIVQFGTPRELFERPSHTFVGYFIGSPGMNLIEVRAEAGGVRFAGTHLALSEVQQRQIAEKDYKKLQVGIRPEFIHVWDEPNPDALQADVMHIEDLGTYKILTLNLDGAPLKVRLAEDKPVPEGRASISFPAQWLMVYADDYLLEARP; encoded by the coding sequence ATGGCCGAGATCCATTTGCAGAACCTGGCACATAGCTACAGCCCTACACCCGCCGGGCCTGAAGACTACGCCATTCGCGAAATGAACCACATCTGGGAGCAGGGCGGTGCCTACGCGTTGCTCGGGCCGTCTGGCTGTGGCAAGTCAACCTTGCTCAACATCATCTCCGGCCTGCTCAGCCCTTCGGAAGGCCAGGTGCTGTTCGACAACAAGGTGGTGAATGAGCTGACCCCGGAAAAGCGCAATATCGCCCAGGTTTTCCAGTTCCCGGTGGTCTACGACACCATGACCGTGTTCGATAACCTGGCATTCCCCCTGCGCAACCAGGGCATGGCCGAGGCGAAAGTGCACAGCAAGGTGCAGGAAATTGCCGAAGTGCTCGACCTGCAGAACCTGCTGGGAAAAAAGGCCCGCAACCTGAGTGCCGATGAAAAGCAAAAGGTCTCGATGGGCCGTGGGCTGGTGCGCGATGACGTCTCGGCGATCCTGTTCGATGAGCCGCTGACGGTAATCGACCCGCACCTGAAGTGGAAACTGCGGCGCAAGCTCAAGCAGATCCATGAGCAGTTCAATATCACCATGGTTTACGTCACCCACGATCAGTTGGAGGCCTCGACCTTTGCCGACAAGATCGCGGTGATGTACGGCGGGCAGATTGTGCAGTTCGGCACGCCGCGGGAATTGTTTGAGCGTCCCAGCCATACCTTTGTCGGCTATTTCATCGGCAGCCCAGGGATGAATCTGATTGAAGTGCGGGCCGAAGCTGGTGGGGTGCGGTTTGCCGGGACACATCTGGCGTTGTCCGAGGTGCAGCAGCGGCAGATCGCGGAAAAGGACTACAAAAAACTTCAGGTCGGCATTCGTCCCGAGTTTATCCATGTGTGGGACGAGCCCAATCCTGATGCGTTGCAGGCCGACGTCATGCATATCGAAGACCTGGGCACCTACAAGATCCTGACCCTCAACCTCGACGGCGCGCCGTTGAAAGTACGCCTTGCCGAAGACAAACCGGTACCCGAGGGCCGGGCGTCGATCAGCTTCCCGGCGCAATGGTTGATGGTCTATGCCGATGATTACCTGCTGGAGGCGCGGCCATGA